AGAGGAATGTTGCCAATCTCATCGAGGAAAAGGGTTCCGCCATCCGCGAGTTCGAAACGGCCGATTCGATCACTCTTTGCATCCGTGAACGCGCCGCGAACGTGCCCGAAGAGTTCACTCTCGAACAGTTGCTCGGGAATGCCTCCCATGTTCACTGAGATCAGGCCCTTAGCGTTCCGCTGGCTCGCCAGGTGGAGGGCCTGTGCGACAAGTCCCTTGCCCGTCCCGTTCTCGCCGGTGATCAGCACATTTGCTTCGCTCGGGCCCACCCGGGCAATCAGCTCGAGTACCGGCCGCATCGAGGCAGACTTCGCAATGAGCAGCGGCTGCCCTTTGGTATCCTTGAGAAGCCTGTTCTCCTCCACGGCACGGCGGTAATCTCGCGAGAGTTGCGAGAGCTCAAGCTGCGTCCGGACCGTGGCCAAGACGCGCGCGTTGTCCCAGGGTTTGGTGATGAAATCCCTTGCGCCATGTTGCATCGCATGAACCGCGATGTCGACTGTCGCCCAAGCTGTCATCACCACGATCGGGAGGGAGGGATCCACCTCCCGGAGCTTCTGGAGAAGGGCAAGCCCCTCTGCACCACTGGTGGTGTCCCGGGTGTAATTCAGATCGATAATGGCCAGGTCATAAGAGGATCCCTCTGCGGCCTTAACTGCGCCTGACGGTGAACGGAAGGCGTCGACCTGGTAACCTTCGGGCTTGAGCAGAAAGCGCATGGCCTCTGCAACATCGGGCTGGTCATCAGCGATAAGAATTCGGGCTAAGCGCTCAGGCATGGTGGGGCGACTCCCAGCCCTAGTGCAAAGCAGCG
This portion of the Opitutaceae bacterium genome encodes:
- a CDS encoding sigma-54 dependent transcriptional regulator, coding for MPERLARILIADDQPDVAEAMRFLLKPEGYQVDAFRSPSGAVKAAEGSSYDLAIIDLNYTRDTTSGAEGLALLQKLREVDPSLPIVVMTAWATVDIAVHAMQHGARDFITKPWDNARVLATVRTQLELSQLSRDYRRAVEENRLLKDTKGQPLLIAKSASMRPVLELIARVGPSEANVLITGENGTGKGLVAQALHLASQRNAKGLISVNMGGIPEQLFESELFGHVRGAFTDAKSDRIGRFELADGGTLFLDEIGNIPLSQQAKLLRTLERGEFEKVGSSRTLKANVRLVAATNANLEQEVASGKFRQDLFFRLNTIQIPLPPLRERLEDIPLLAQHFLAYQSARYKKPLKEFSTEAREAMLRHSWPGNVRELGHAVERGVLMSAGDQINPGDLGLNRNPASGPVLDDMSIEEVEAYLIRRTLARCGGSAKEAAEALGLSRSAFYRRLEKHGL